A window from Chromatiaceae bacterium encodes these proteins:
- the nadD gene encoding nicotinate-nucleotide adenylyltransferase — protein MIGVLGGTFDPVHAGHLRLAIEAREALGLAEVRLIPLAHAVHRDQPETPAELRLAMLRAAVAGHEDLVPDDREMRRSGPSFTVDTLRSLRAEWPERDLCLLLGGDAFAGFADWRDPQTILELANLAVVQRPGHGVPGDPRLRVILDRHRSERLQPGRNGRIVLLGGTLLEIASSDIRRRVAEGRSIDFLTPPAVVDLIAQHALYRR, from the coding sequence ATGATCGGGGTCCTGGGCGGCACCTTCGACCCGGTGCACGCCGGCCACCTGCGGCTCGCGATCGAGGCACGCGAGGCGCTCGGACTCGCCGAGGTGCGCCTGATCCCACTCGCGCACGCGGTCCACCGCGACCAACCCGAAACCCCGGCCGAGCTGCGGCTGGCGATGCTGCGCGCCGCGGTCGCAGGTCACGAGGACCTGGTCCCCGACGATCGCGAAATGCGCCGCAGCGGCCCGTCGTTCACGGTCGATACGCTGCGATCGCTGCGCGCCGAGTGGCCGGAGCGCGACCTGTGCCTGCTGCTCGGCGGCGATGCGTTCGCCGGTTTTGCCGACTGGCGTGACCCGCAGACGATCCTCGAACTGGCCAACCTCGCGGTCGTGCAAAGGCCCGGGCATGGCGTCCCGGGCGACCCGCGGCTGCGTGTGATCCTCGACCGGCATCGCAGCGAGCGGCTGCAGCCGGGACGCAACGGCCGGATCGTGTTGCTGGGCGGCACACTCCTGGAGATCGCCTCCAGCGACATCCGCCGGCGTGTGGCCGAGGGCCGCAGCATCGATTTCCTGACGCCGCCCGCGGTGGTCGACCTGATCGCGCAGCACGCCTTGTATCGCCGATGA
- a CDS encoding TIGR02099 family protein has translation MRILKHLLLGLLILWGLLALTVRIATPLIADYRESVAAWAGDRLGTPVRIGRIGLRWYGLRPLLELHDVAIGDSDRQLRVDGVSVDVTPTRLATGGLADALRVTVDGLQVTAVREADGRLHIEGIGPFDPGAATGSRQPLLPRRLHLTNTRVVWVDHRVDMPPLPIEDVTVVMAHNGGRLRLYAGLQTPAGSAELNARLRGSLSGTEWQGDTYLKLERLDVARLFAAYMPARYGLHSMAVDLEAWTHWDQATPVSAQGRVALNDLDLRPTAADTGALQVPHAAAGFDFRRDATGGRVGIGDLHLTVGARTWPTGNLALAWTSAPDGATQLRGAADYLRIEDLAHILRVRMPWPELAGPLARFKPRGELRDLRFAADFDDATPHWRAQAGFAALGTAACGRVPATANLAGTLHAQQDHAIVQLDARGSTVRFTRLFRDALQLSQLQGRIDLLRERDGWRLHSDALLAVTPHITTRTRVDLRTRPDAAPFLDLQTDFRDGDAGYASRYYPVDVMGEHLVEWLDRSIISGHVIQGTTLVYGELGDFPFEHHHSGTFTVVFDAEDVNLDYREGWPPLEGIGARVRFEGNHLDIVADRGTVFDSRLIEAQAHIRSLHPTSPIEIAGQVEGPLSDDLRILREEALRPRFGHFAEALQGRGQTRLMLDFSLPLKGPGEPTLAGRLDFEGAELALPAWNLNVTDLRGQLGFTLDGLNARAIKGQALGAPVTIDVERRPGGVTRVHTQGRFDVSRVAGQWPSLPLQPADGAAGFTIDVDIPSAQAASNVTGILAINSDLEGVRLDLPAPLGKTAAQKRELALRMPLGDTADPGELEYAERLSARFDNTGKRIGVAFGKRATLPPEPGIRITGRIEQFDPGAWWTAMQRFPQTAGSQPPPTSLDLQVDRLSVAPLDIADMHVEAAYAAGYWHGQIESERLAGSFGGALPLTAAPLRVTLSRLALDLPHDDEAPLDAGPPDPSTGTDPGTLPELDVEIAGLTLNDADLGTLRLHARRSGSGLEVDEFGLHDGQLELTSSAIWQRGEQGIHSEWRGDVDTAALGDLLVDLGYSRQIEDAAAQIAFRLRWPGSPAQLHRATLEGALELDIGAGRLVELDPGVTRVVGLLNLNALTRRLRLDFSDFYKKGYSFDSIKGAFHFANGTAQTDDLTVRGPTGRIEVNGSADLLAETLDQKVTVIPNLDATLPIAGTIAGGPVAGVAVLVAQRLMTKQVDQIYRFEYALSGPWAQPEVRQLDSGGTLSKLLQPFKRESPDAPPVDPAASDRDAAGAANPPLPPPDGPAAVPADEAPASGAQQPAEPGTLRSLLDRLKRNEGPATDAAIGVP, from the coding sequence TTGCGCATTCTCAAGCACCTGCTGCTCGGTCTGTTGATCCTGTGGGGACTGCTCGCGCTCACGGTGCGCATCGCAACGCCGCTGATCGCCGATTACCGCGAATCGGTTGCCGCATGGGCCGGCGACCGGCTTGGCACACCAGTCAGGATCGGCCGGATCGGGCTGCGCTGGTACGGCCTGCGCCCGCTTCTCGAGCTACACGATGTCGCCATAGGTGACAGTGACCGGCAGCTGCGGGTCGATGGGGTGTCGGTCGACGTCACGCCGACCCGCCTGGCGACCGGCGGGCTCGCCGATGCATTGCGCGTCACGGTCGACGGTCTGCAGGTGACAGCCGTTCGCGAGGCCGACGGCCGGCTGCATATCGAGGGTATAGGCCCGTTCGATCCAGGCGCCGCAACCGGCTCCCGGCAACCGCTGCTGCCACGACGGCTGCATCTGACCAACACCCGCGTGGTCTGGGTCGACCACCGCGTCGACATGCCGCCCCTGCCGATCGAAGACGTCACCGTGGTGATGGCGCACAACGGCGGTCGTCTGCGACTGTATGCGGGCCTGCAGACTCCGGCCGGCTCCGCCGAACTCAACGCGCGTTTGCGCGGATCGTTGAGCGGTACCGAATGGCAGGGCGATACCTATCTGAAGCTCGAGCGACTCGATGTCGCGCGCCTGTTCGCCGCGTATATGCCGGCGCGATACGGCCTGCATTCGATGGCCGTCGACCTCGAGGCGTGGACCCACTGGGACCAGGCGACACCGGTCAGCGCCCAGGGCCGGGTGGCACTGAACGACCTCGACCTGCGGCCGACCGCCGCGGACACCGGCGCGCTGCAGGTGCCGCACGCCGCGGCCGGTTTCGACTTCCGACGCGATGCCACCGGCGGTCGCGTCGGCATCGGGGATCTGCACCTGACAGTCGGTGCTCGCACCTGGCCGACAGGCAACCTGGCACTGGCCTGGACATCGGCACCCGATGGCGCCACGCAACTGCGTGGTGCGGCCGACTATCTGCGCATCGAAGACCTGGCCCATATCCTCCGGGTACGCATGCCGTGGCCGGAGCTCGCCGGACCCTTGGCCCGGTTCAAACCACGAGGAGAACTGCGCGACCTGCGTTTCGCGGCGGATTTCGACGACGCGACGCCACACTGGCGGGCGCAGGCAGGTTTCGCCGCGCTGGGCACGGCCGCCTGCGGCCGTGTGCCGGCCACCGCCAACCTCGCCGGGACGCTGCACGCACAACAGGACCACGCGATCGTGCAACTCGATGCCCGGGGTTCGACGGTACGGTTCACGAGGCTGTTCCGCGATGCACTGCAGCTCTCGCAGCTACAAGGGCGCATCGACCTGCTGCGCGAACGCGACGGCTGGCGATTGCACAGCGATGCACTGCTCGCCGTCACCCCGCACATCACGACACGCACCCGGGTCGATCTGCGGACCCGTCCGGACGCAGCACCGTTTCTCGACCTGCAGACCGATTTTCGCGACGGCGACGCCGGTTATGCCAGTCGTTACTATCCGGTCGATGTCATGGGTGAGCACCTGGTCGAGTGGCTCGACCGGTCGATCATCTCTGGCCATGTCATACAGGGCACAACACTGGTGTATGGCGAACTGGGGGACTTTCCATTCGAACACCACCACAGCGGGACTTTCACCGTGGTGTTCGATGCCGAAGACGTGAATCTGGACTACCGCGAGGGGTGGCCACCCCTGGAGGGAATCGGCGCCCGGGTGCGTTTCGAGGGGAACCACCTGGACATCGTGGCTGACCGCGGAACCGTCTTCGACAGCCGCCTGATCGAGGCGCAGGCGCATATCCGCAGCCTGCACCCCACCAGCCCGATCGAGATCGCCGGCCAGGTCGAGGGACCACTCAGCGACGATCTGCGGATTTTGCGTGAAGAGGCGCTGCGTCCGCGCTTCGGGCATTTCGCCGAGGCATTGCAGGGGCGCGGTCAGACGCGCCTGATGCTGGATTTCAGTCTCCCGCTCAAAGGCCCGGGCGAGCCGACACTGGCAGGCCGACTGGACTTCGAAGGTGCCGAACTCGCGCTCCCCGCCTGGAACCTCAACGTCACCGATCTGCGCGGTCAACTCGGCTTCACACTCGACGGTCTGAATGCGCGCGCAATCAAGGGACAGGCGTTGGGGGCGCCGGTGACGATCGATGTCGAACGCCGCCCTGGCGGCGTCACCCGGGTACACACCCAGGGCCGCTTCGACGTCAGCCGGGTCGCCGGTCAATGGCCGTCGCTGCCACTGCAACCGGCCGATGGGGCCGCGGGGTTCACGATCGATGTCGATATCCCGTCCGCGCAGGCGGCATCGAACGTAACCGGCATACTGGCGATCAACAGCGACCTCGAGGGGGTGCGGCTCGACCTGCCGGCGCCACTCGGCAAGACTGCCGCGCAAAAACGCGAACTGGCGTTGCGCATGCCGTTGGGGGATACCGCCGATCCGGGGGAACTCGAGTATGCCGAACGCCTGTCTGCGCGCTTCGACAATACGGGGAAACGCATCGGCGTGGCGTTCGGCAAGCGCGCTACGCTGCCGCCCGAGCCGGGCATCCGGATTACCGGGCGCATCGAACAGTTCGATCCCGGGGCGTGGTGGACCGCCATGCAGCGGTTTCCGCAGACGGCCGGCTCGCAACCGCCACCGACATCGCTCGACCTGCAGGTCGACCGTCTGTCGGTGGCACCGCTGGACATCGCCGACATGCACGTCGAGGCAGCCTATGCGGCCGGCTACTGGCACGGGCAGATCGAGAGCGAGCGGCTCGCCGGCAGCTTCGGCGGTGCCCTGCCGCTGACCGCAGCCCCATTGCGCGTGACCCTGAGCCGACTGGCGCTCGACCTGCCGCACGACGACGAGGCGCCACTCGATGCAGGACCGCCCGACCCGTCGACCGGCACGGACCCAGGCACCCTGCCGGAACTGGACGTGGAAATCGCCGGCCTGACGCTGAACGACGCCGACCTCGGCACGCTGCGGCTGCACGCACGGCGCAGCGGCAGCGGACTCGAAGTCGACGAGTTCGGCCTGCACGATGGGCAACTCGAACTGACCAGCAGCGCCATCTGGCAGCGGGGTGAACAGGGCATCCACAGCGAATGGCGCGGCGACGTCGATACCGCGGCGCTCGGGGACCTGCTGGTCGATCTGGGTTATTCGCGACAGATCGAAGATGCCGCCGCACAGATCGCGTTCCGACTGCGCTGGCCAGGGAGTCCGGCACAGTTGCACCGCGCGACGCTGGAGGGTGCGCTGGAGCTCGACATAGGCGCCGGGCGCCTGGTCGAACTCGACCCGGGCGTCACGCGGGTGGTCGGCTTGTTGAACCTGAATGCCCTGACCCGCCGCCTGCGGCTGGACTTCAGCGACTTCTACAAGAAGGGATACAGCTTCGACAGCATCAAAGGGGCCTTCCACTTCGCGAACGGCACGGCACAGACCGACGACCTGACGGTGCGCGGTCCCACTGGACGTATCGAGGTGAACGGATCGGCCGACCTGCTCGCCGAGACGCTCGATCAGAAGGTCACCGTAATCCCCAATCTGGACGCGACGCTGCCGATCGCCGGCACCATCGCGGGTGGGCCGGTCGCCGGGGTGGCGGTGCTGGTCGCCCAGCGCCTGATGACCAAGCAGGTCGATCAGATCTATCGCTTCGAATATGCGCTGAGCGGCCCCTGGGCGCAGCCCGAGGTGCGGCAGCTCGACAGCGGCGGCACCCTGTCCAAGCTCCTGCAGCCGTTCAAGCGCGAGTCACCCGATGCACCGCCCGTGGATCCGGCGGCTTCCGACCGGGACGCCGCCGGCGCCGCGAACCCGCCCCTGCCCCCGCCCGACGGGCCCGCTGCGGTACCGGCCGACGAGGCACCGGCCTCGGGCGCGCAGCAGCCCGCCGAACCGGGCACGTTGCGCAGCCTGCTCGACCGCTTGAAGCGCAACGAGGGTCCCGCAACGGATGCCGCAATCGGCGTACCCTGA
- a CDS encoding carbon-nitrogen hydrolase family protein, whose product MSKSKKKVAAIQLASGSNVSANLLETGRLAEAAVRQGAELIVLPENFAFMGRSCGDANALREAPGDGPLQAFLSQLAHRLGIWIVGGTIPLEAEHAAKWRAACTVYDSHGRQVARYDKQHLFDVNLIESDEQFVESENIEPGDQVVVLDSPVGRLGISVCYDLRFPELYRAMVDRNVEVIALPAAFTAITGRAHWETLVRARAIENLSYVIAAAQGGFHVASRETYGHSMIVDPWGTKLALRERGNGCVVAEIDPEFQHTTRRNFPCLDHRRLHCR is encoded by the coding sequence ATGAGTAAATCGAAAAAGAAAGTGGCCGCGATCCAGCTGGCATCCGGCAGCAACGTGAGCGCCAATCTGCTCGAAACCGGGCGCCTGGCGGAGGCCGCGGTCAGACAGGGGGCAGAACTGATCGTCCTGCCGGAAAACTTCGCCTTCATGGGACGCAGCTGCGGTGACGCGAATGCACTGCGCGAGGCCCCGGGCGACGGGCCGCTCCAGGCATTCCTGTCACAGCTCGCCCACCGGCTCGGCATCTGGATCGTCGGCGGGACCATTCCGTTGGAGGCCGAGCACGCGGCCAAATGGCGCGCCGCATGCACTGTGTACGACAGCCACGGTCGCCAGGTCGCCCGCTACGACAAACAACACCTGTTCGACGTGAACCTGATCGAGAGCGACGAACAATTCGTCGAGTCGGAGAACATCGAACCCGGTGACCAGGTCGTGGTGCTCGACAGCCCGGTCGGCCGACTCGGTATCTCGGTGTGTTACGACCTGCGCTTTCCGGAACTGTATCGCGCGATGGTCGACCGCAACGTCGAAGTCATCGCTCTGCCGGCGGCGTTTACCGCGATCACCGGTCGCGCCCATTGGGAAACGCTGGTGCGTGCGCGCGCCATCGAAAACCTGAGTTACGTGATCGCGGCCGCGCAGGGCGGCTTCCACGTCGCCAGTCGCGAGACCTATGGCCACAGCATGATCGTCGATCCCTGGGGCACCAAGCTGGCGCTGCGGGAGCGCGGCAACGGTTGTGTGGTCGCGGAGATCGATCCTGAATTTCAACACACGACGCGGCGCAATTTTCCCTGCCTCGACCACCGTCGTCTGCACTGCCGCTGA
- the maf gene encoding septum formation inhibitor Maf encodes MIVLASQSPRRAELLTQVGLAYRVQAAHVDERVMPGEPAADYVRRIAVAKARAVRRDHPEQPVIGADTAVILDDAILGKPADEADGIAMLLRLAGRTHSVLTGVALVTDRIAYRLNTSRVRFREIDPTEAAAYWASGEPADKAGGYAVQGLGAAFIEHIEGSYSGIMGLPLFETLQLLKQIGVRTRYGV; translated from the coding sequence ATGATCGTCCTGGCGTCGCAGTCGCCACGCCGTGCCGAGCTGCTGACCCAGGTCGGACTGGCATACCGCGTGCAGGCGGCGCATGTCGACGAGCGTGTGATGCCCGGCGAACCGGCCGCCGACTATGTGCGGCGGATCGCAGTGGCCAAGGCACGGGCGGTGCGCCGCGATCATCCCGAACAGCCGGTGATCGGAGCGGACACCGCGGTGATCCTGGATGACGCGATTCTCGGTAAGCCGGCCGACGAGGCCGACGGGATCGCCATGCTGTTGCGACTCGCCGGACGCACGCACTCGGTGCTGACCGGAGTCGCGCTGGTCACCGACCGCATTGCCTACCGGCTGAACACCAGCCGGGTGCGCTTCCGCGAGATCGATCCGACCGAGGCCGCCGCCTACTGGGCGAGCGGCGAACCGGCCGACAAGGCGGGCGGCTACGCGGTCCAGGGGCTTGGCGCAGCGTTCATCGAGCACATCGAAGGCAGCTATTCGGGCATCATGGGACTGCCATTGTTCGAGACCCTGCAGCTGCTCAAACAGATCGGCGTGCGTACCCGTTACGGCGTGTAA
- the rlmH gene encoding 23S rRNA (pseudouridine(1915)-N(3))-methyltransferase RlmH: MQIHLIAIGERMPAWVQAGYQEYARRLPGECALNLVEITAGRRTKNTDTARLVRDETQRLLAAVPKGAVVVALEVEGRAWSTAQLAGQLDQWLHGGRDVALLVGGPDGLDPLARNTAEQLWSLSPLTLPHPLVRILVAEQIYRAWSVLRNHPYHRA; encoded by the coding sequence GTGCAGATCCACCTGATCGCGATCGGCGAACGCATGCCGGCCTGGGTGCAGGCGGGCTACCAGGAGTATGCGCGGCGCCTGCCCGGCGAGTGCGCGCTCAACCTCGTCGAGATCACCGCCGGTCGTCGCACCAAGAATACCGACACCGCACGCCTTGTGCGCGACGAGACCCAGCGCCTGCTCGCGGCCGTCCCCAAGGGGGCGGTCGTGGTGGCGCTCGAGGTCGAAGGACGCGCCTGGTCGACCGCGCAGCTCGCCGGCCAACTCGACCAGTGGCTGCACGGCGGCCGCGATGTGGCACTGCTGGTCGGGGGGCCGGACGGCCTCGACCCGCTGGCCAGGAACACCGCCGAGCAACTCTGGTCGCTGTCGCCCCTGACCCTGCCGCACCCGCTGGTACGCATCCTGGTCGCGGAGCAGATCTACCGGGCCTGGAGCGTGTTGCGCAACCATCCCTACCACCGCGCATGA
- the rng gene encoding ribonuclease G encodes MSEEILINVTPPETRVAVIENGVVQEIIVERTAKRGLVGNIYKGKVCRVLPGMQAAFVDAGLERAAFLHASDIQADNPEKTGQITDLVKEGGEVIVQVVKDPLGTKGARLTTNISIPSRYMVFMPGMNNVGVSQKIEDETERMRLRDVLTRFAEANQISGGFIARTAAEGISEEALHADMRFLVRLWNSIRERATGTPGKQLIHEDLPLALRALRDLINPEVEKVRIDSRSTWEKALQFAAKYIPDQRCSIEYYPGERPIFDLYGVEDEIQKALERKVDLKSGGHLVIDQTEAMTTIDVNTGAFVGHRNLEETIFKTNLEAAQAICRQLRLRNLGGIIIIDFIDMTDDDHKRQVMRALERCLAHDHAKTHISEVSSLGLVEMTRKRTRESLEHVLCQSCPTCSGRGTLKTAETVCFDIFRDILREWRQFDVEQLLVLASQEVVDRLLDEESQNLAELEQFIGRPIKLQAEALYNQEQYDVVLI; translated from the coding sequence ATGAGTGAAGAGATCCTGATCAATGTCACCCCCCCGGAAACCCGAGTGGCCGTCATCGAAAACGGGGTGGTCCAGGAGATCATCGTCGAACGCACCGCCAAGCGCGGCCTGGTGGGCAACATCTACAAAGGCAAGGTCTGCCGGGTCCTGCCCGGCATGCAGGCGGCATTCGTCGACGCCGGCCTGGAACGCGCGGCGTTCCTGCATGCCTCCGACATCCAGGCCGACAACCCCGAGAAGACCGGGCAGATCACCGACCTCGTCAAGGAAGGCGGCGAGGTCATAGTACAGGTCGTGAAGGATCCGCTCGGAACCAAGGGCGCACGGCTTACCACCAACATCTCGATTCCGTCACGCTACATGGTGTTCATGCCCGGCATGAACAACGTCGGCGTCTCGCAGAAGATCGAGGACGAGACCGAACGCATGCGCCTGCGCGACGTCCTGACACGGTTCGCGGAGGCCAATCAGATCAGCGGCGGCTTCATTGCCCGAACCGCCGCCGAGGGCATCTCCGAAGAGGCGCTGCACGCCGACATGCGTTTCCTGGTGCGCCTGTGGAACTCGATCCGGGAACGCGCCACCGGCACACCGGGCAAACAGTTGATTCATGAAGACCTGCCGCTGGCACTGCGCGCGCTGCGCGACCTGATCAACCCGGAGGTCGAAAAGGTACGCATCGATTCGCGCTCGACCTGGGAGAAGGCCCTGCAGTTTGCGGCGAAGTACATCCCGGATCAGCGCTGCTCGATCGAGTATTACCCGGGCGAACGCCCGATCTTCGACCTCTACGGGGTCGAGGACGAGATCCAGAAGGCACTCGAGCGCAAGGTCGACCTGAAGTCCGGCGGCCATCTGGTCATCGACCAGACCGAGGCGATGACGACGATCGACGTCAACACCGGTGCCTTCGTCGGCCACCGCAACCTCGAGGAAACGATCTTCAAGACCAACCTCGAGGCCGCCCAGGCAATCTGCCGCCAGCTGCGCCTGCGCAATCTCGGCGGCATCATCATCATCGATTTCATCGATATGACCGACGACGACCACAAGCGCCAGGTGATGCGCGCCCTGGAGCGCTGTCTCGCACACGATCACGCAAAGACACACATCTCCGAGGTATCCAGCCTGGGACTGGTCGAAATGACCCGCAAGCGCACGCGTGAATCACTGGAACACGTGCTGTGTCAGAGTTGTCCCACCTGTAGTGGCCGCGGCACATTGAAGACCGCCGAGACCGTGTGTTTCGACATCTTTCGCGACATCCTGCGCGAATGGCGTCAGTTCGACGTCGAGCAGCTGCTGGTGTTGGCATCGCAGGAGGTCGTCGACCGCCTGCTGGACGAAGAGTCGCAGAATCTCGCCGAGCTGGAGCAGTTCATCGGGCGACCGATCAAGTTGCAGGCCGAGGCCTTGTACAACCAGGAACAGTACGACGTCGTGCTGATCTAA
- the rsfS gene encoding ribosome silencing factor, which translates to MQVEELRDLVVRTLEDMKAFDIVTLDVRGKTSITDYFVIASGTSDRHVKSTAEAVAFQAKQADQPPIGTEGLQEGEWALIDLNGVVVHVMQPKVRDFYQLERLWSVDPAAAEKVSRERGSGSS; encoded by the coding sequence ATGCAGGTAGAAGAACTCCGCGACCTCGTCGTCAGGACACTGGAAGACATGAAGGCCTTCGACATCGTCACGCTCGACGTGCGCGGCAAGACCAGCATCACCGATTATTTCGTGATTGCTTCGGGCACGTCTGACCGACACGTCAAATCGACCGCCGAGGCGGTTGCCTTTCAGGCCAAGCAGGCCGACCAGCCACCGATCGGTACCGAGGGACTGCAGGAAGGCGAATGGGCGCTGATCGACCTCAATGGCGTAGTCGTCCACGTGATGCAACCCAAAGTACGCGACTTCTACCAGCTGGAGCGCCTGTGGAGCGTAGATCCGGCGGCCGCCGAGAAGGTCAGCCGGGAACGCGGTTCCGGTTCCAGTTGA
- the tldD gene encoding metalloprotease TldD produces the protein MSQSTTLARQTLLDTPGLSEGQLGRLMDRLLSRQVDAADIYFQYARLESWVLDDGIIKEGSHSIEQGAGLRAISGDKTGFAYTDSLELSRLLDAAGAARAIAQAGQHGALAVAGQSLPTPLYAPINPLESLSEEQKIDLLRRTDAAARAIDPRVQQVIVSLVAAHDVVLVMDHSGRISGDVRPLVRMNVQVIVEQDGRREQGSAGGGAREALDFFLQDERSLGYAHEAVRQALVNLDAIAAPAGMLPVVLGPGWPGVLLHEAVGHGLEGDFNRKGTSAFSGRIGEQVASPLCTVVDDGTLPGRRGSLTIDDEGTPSGNNVLIENGILKGYMQDTLNARLMGVPPTGNGRRESYAHLPMPRMTNTYMLPGQHKPEEIIASVQHGLYAVNFGGGQVDITSGKFVFSANEAYLIENGRVTRPVKGATLIGNGPEVMTRISMVGDDLALDSGIGTCGKEGQSVPVGVGQPTLKIDQLTVGGTAA, from the coding sequence ATGTCGCAAAGCACCACGCTAGCGCGCCAGACCCTGCTCGATACACCCGGGCTCAGCGAGGGCCAGCTGGGTCGCTTGATGGACCGCCTGCTCAGCCGCCAGGTCGACGCAGCGGATATCTATTTCCAGTACGCGCGGCTCGAGTCGTGGGTGCTCGACGATGGCATCATCAAGGAAGGCAGTCACAGCATCGAACAGGGCGCCGGCCTGCGCGCGATCAGCGGCGACAAGACCGGATTCGCTTACACCGACAGCCTCGAACTCTCCCGCCTGCTGGACGCTGCCGGTGCGGCCCGGGCGATCGCCCAAGCCGGTCAGCACGGCGCCCTGGCGGTCGCCGGCCAGTCGTTGCCCACGCCGCTGTACGCACCGATCAATCCGCTGGAATCGCTGAGCGAAGAGCAGAAGATCGACCTGTTGCGACGCACCGACGCCGCGGCCCGCGCAATCGACCCGCGTGTGCAGCAGGTGATCGTCAGCCTGGTTGCCGCACATGATGTGGTGCTGGTGATGGATCACAGCGGGCGGATCAGCGGTGACGTACGCCCGCTGGTGCGCATGAACGTCCAGGTGATCGTCGAGCAAGATGGACGGCGCGAACAGGGCAGCGCCGGCGGCGGCGCGCGCGAGGCGCTGGATTTCTTCCTGCAGGACGAGCGGTCGCTCGGCTACGCGCACGAGGCCGTGCGCCAGGCACTCGTCAACCTGGACGCGATCGCCGCACCGGCCGGCATGCTGCCGGTCGTGCTCGGACCGGGCTGGCCCGGGGTACTGCTGCACGAGGCGGTCGGACACGGCCTCGAAGGCGACTTCAATCGCAAGGGCACCTCGGCGTTCAGCGGACGCATCGGCGAACAGGTCGCTTCGCCGTTGTGCACCGTGGTGGACGACGGCACCCTGCCCGGGCGGCGCGGTTCACTCACGATCGACGACGAAGGCACGCCGTCCGGCAACAACGTCCTCATCGAGAACGGCATCCTCAAGGGCTATATGCAGGACACCCTGAACGCCCGCCTGATGGGCGTCCCGCCGACCGGAAACGGACGCCGCGAGTCTTATGCGCACCTGCCGATGCCGCGCATGACCAATACCTACATGCTGCCCGGCCAACACAAGCCGGAAGAGATCATCGCATCGGTGCAGCACGGCCTGTACGCCGTCAACTTCGGTGGCGGACAGGTCGACATCACCTCGGGCAAGTTCGTATTCTCGGCGAACGAGGCCTACCTGATCGAAAACGGCAGGGTCACCCGCCCGGTCAAGGGTGCAACGCTGATCGGCAACGGGCCCGAGGTGATGACGCGGATCAGCATGGTGGGTGACGACCTGGCGCTGGACAGCGGCATCGGCACCTGCGGCAAAGAGGGCCAGAGCGTACCGGTCGGTGTCGGCCAGCCCACCCTCAAGATCGATCAACTCACTGTCGGCGGCACCGCCGCCTGA